The Episyrphus balteatus chromosome 4, idEpiBalt1.1, whole genome shotgun sequence genome includes a window with the following:
- the LOC129919340 gene encoding uncharacterized protein LOC129919340 — translation MRKSALKISSWAAQNGLGVNPTKTELVLFTKKRKQGDFNPPKLDDIPLILSKEAKYLGVILDSKLTWKRNTEERMKKALCAFYTCKKTFGARWGMRPQVIQWMYTAIIRPILTYSSIVWWEAVEKSSYLKNLNKVQRLACIGITGAQRSTPQAGLEMILDLPVLDEFIRCTAAKSALRLKELGYWKQNTYGHGSIMQRYDTVPGLEATTDYIPPLVDFNKKISILIPERKGWDHNSLISKQGIPFYTDGSKMESGTGAGVFCKPLNIRESFRLPDDCSVFQAEIFAIEKAAELVLKEKLISSEITFFVDSQAAIKALDSETIRSKAVLNCRKRINSICYTNQVKLCWVPGHSKIEGNEIVDELARLGSASNENISIQLAKGPDIPIGVLKRRIDLLTREQINNTWKTRDDCIISRSLWPKTNEKETRYLLSLSKKNIRVLIGVLTGHCAIGTMAIRMGVFAPDFCRSCQDVEEIESIKHLLCECPNLQTNRLRFFGTRFVEELDDLAQVPMANMRKFIESTGWFVNEPVFVNR, via the exons atGAGGAAATCAGCGCTTA AAATATCTTCTTGGGCAGCCCAAAATGGTCTTGGGGTTAACCCCACTAAAACGGAATTAGTTCTGTTCACGAAGAAAAGGAAACAAGGGGACTTTAATCCTCCTAAACTTGATGATATTCCTCTGATACTTTCCAAAGAAGCTAAATATCTTGGAGTAATCCTAGATTCCAAGCTTACATGGAAACGTAACACCgaagaaagaatgaaaaaagCACTATGCGCTTTCTACACTTGCAAAAAAACCTTTGGTGCACGATGGGGTATGCGACCTCAAGTCATCCAATGGATGTATACGGCGATTATTCGCCCCATACTTACCTATAGTTCGATCGTATGGTGGGAAGCTGTTGAGAAATCAAGCTATCTCAAGAACCTTAACAAAGTACAGAGACTAGCGTGTATAGGGATTACAGGGGCACAAAGGTCTACGCCACAAGCAGGTTTAGAAATGATCTTGGACCTTCCAGTCCTGGACGAGTTCATAAGATGCACGGCAGCCAAAAGCGCACTTCGATTAAAAGAACTGGGCTACTGGAAGCAAAACACTTATGGTCATGGGTCTATCATGCAAAGATACGACACAGTTCCTGGATTGGAAGCGACTACAGATTACATTCCACCCTTGgtagatttcaataaaaaaatttccattttaatACCTGAAAGAAAAGGATGGGATCACAATTCGCTTATCAGCAAACAAGGAATACCCTTCTACACTGATGGTTCAAAAATGGAATCAGGAACAGGAGCTGGGGTGTTCTGCAAACCTCTCAATATTAGAGAATCATTCAGACTCCCAGACGATTGTAGTGTCTTTCAGGCTGAAATTTTTGCTATAGAGAAAGCGGCAGAATTGGTactcaaagaaaaactaatctCCTCGGAGATTACATTCTTTGTGGACAGTCAGGCTGCTATCAAAGCTCTAGACAGTGAGACAATAAGATCCAAGGCGGTTTTAAACTGCAGGAAAAGAATCAATAGTATTTGCTACACTAACCAAGTTaaactctgctgggttcctggACATAGCAAAATAGAAGGGAATGAAATAGTGGATGAACTAGCTAGGTTAGGCTCAGCATCAAATGAGAATATTAGCATCCAATTAGCAAAGGGACCAGATATCCCTATCGGTGTGCTCAAAAGGAGAATAGACCTATTGACTAGAGAACAAATCAATAACACCTGGAAAACTAGGGACGATTGCATTATTTCTAGAAGTTTATGGCCCAAAaccaatgaaaaagaaactcgGTATTTATTATCCCTGAGCAAAAAGAACATTAGAGTCTTGATAGGTGTACTAACGGGTCATTGTGCCATTGGCACAATGGCTATTAGAATGGGTGTATTTGCACCTGATTTCTGTAGGAGCTGTCAAGATGTAGAGGAGATAGAATCCATTAAACACCTGCTCTGCGAATGTCCAAACCTCCAAACAAACCGACTTCGTTTCTTTGGAACGAGGTTCGTGGAAGAACTGGACGATCTAGCGCAGGTACCAATGGCTAACAtgagaaaatttattgaaagtACAGGATGGTTCGTTAATGAGCCAGTCTTTGTAAACCGATAG